The following are encoded in a window of Nakamurella sp. A5-74 genomic DNA:
- the rlmN gene encoding 23S rRNA (adenine(2503)-C(2))-methyltransferase RlmN, which translates to MTKSLPLVFTAPRRGKPPTHLADLDEQGRRNAVQAAGQPPFRADQLTRHYYGGLTRSAQDMTDLPAAGRQEFVDALLPELLTEVRSIACDDGDTRKTLWRAHDGTLIESVLMRYPERVTLCVSSQAGCGMACPFCATGQGGLQRNLSVGEIVEQVRLAAASTRDGVLGGPGRLSNIVFMGMGEPMANYPRVIEAVRQISAPGPHGIGISARSITVSTVGLVPAIDKLTAEKIPVRLAVSLHCPDDELRNTLVPINDRWNIGEVLAAARRYVDATGRRLSIEYALIRDINDQPWRADMLGALLQREFGPLVHVNLIPLNPTPGSEWDASPKPVEEEFVRRVRAQGVTCTVRDTRGQEIAAACGQLAAAEV; encoded by the coding sequence ATGACGAAATCACTCCCACTCGTGTTCACCGCTCCCCGGCGTGGCAAGCCGCCGACGCACCTCGCCGATCTGGACGAGCAGGGCCGTAGGAACGCCGTGCAGGCGGCCGGCCAGCCGCCGTTCCGGGCCGACCAGCTGACGCGGCACTACTACGGCGGCCTGACCCGCTCGGCGCAGGACATGACCGATCTGCCGGCCGCCGGCCGGCAGGAGTTCGTCGATGCCCTGCTGCCCGAGCTGTTGACCGAGGTCCGCTCCATCGCCTGCGACGACGGCGACACCCGCAAGACGCTCTGGCGCGCGCACGACGGCACGCTCATCGAGTCCGTCCTGATGCGGTACCCGGAGCGGGTGACGCTCTGCGTCTCCTCGCAGGCCGGCTGCGGAATGGCGTGCCCGTTCTGCGCCACCGGCCAGGGCGGCCTGCAACGCAACCTGTCCGTCGGCGAGATCGTCGAGCAGGTGCGGCTTGCTGCGGCGTCCACCCGGGACGGCGTGCTGGGCGGTCCCGGTCGGCTGTCGAACATCGTCTTCATGGGGATGGGGGAGCCGATGGCGAACTATCCGCGGGTGATCGAGGCCGTCCGCCAGATCAGCGCGCCCGGTCCGCACGGTATCGGCATCTCGGCCCGCTCGATCACCGTCTCGACGGTGGGCCTGGTGCCCGCGATCGACAAGCTGACAGCCGAGAAGATCCCGGTCCGGCTGGCCGTTTCGCTGCACTGCCCCGACGACGAGCTGCGCAACACGCTGGTCCCGATCAACGACCGCTGGAACATCGGCGAGGTGCTGGCCGCCGCGCGTCGCTACGTCGACGCCACCGGGCGGCGGCTGTCGATCGAGTACGCGCTGATCAGGGATATCAACGATCAGCCGTGGCGGGCCGACATGCTCGGCGCGCTGCTGCAGCGCGAGTTCGGCCCGCTGGTGCACGTCAACCTGATCCCGCTGAACCCCACCCCCGGGTCGGAGTGGGACGCCTCACCGAAGCCGGTCGAGGAGGAGTTCGTCCGCCGGGTCCGCGCCCAGGGCGTCACCTGCACCGTGCGCGACACCCGCGGTCAGGAGATTGCCGCCGCCTGCGGTCAGCTCGCCGCGGCCGAGGTCTGA